tCTATTCTACGATTAATGGTAAAAACTTCCATTAACTTTCCTGAGAACTACTCTGCAATTCTAGCCAGTGcgttaaaagaaatttcaaaggAGAAGATAGAAACAGAAGATAATTTTGAGATGGAAAAGGATATTGTTAAAAGGGATTTCTCtaatcaagaaaaattgtTCACCCGTCTTTTAGAAGCGATCTTCCATTCAACATCAGTGCCTGAACTCCAGAGTGAAGCTActgaatttattgaaaaattattaaatcatttctGTCTTTTACAAGTTAACAATACATTAATTCATAGAAGAAATAATGGAGGAAActttaatattgatttgaaaCAACCAGAGGTAATGATTAACCCCACTATTTTAATAGAAGCTATATCATACTCGTTATCTTCATATCATTCAAGTGTCAGGGAAACTGGTATAATGgcaataaagaaaatttttaagTTAAGTGAGCTTATTTATACGGATGAACTGATTTacaaatattcatttattaatgatttattaagaTCATTTATTCATTCGTGctttgaagaagaattctACTATAAGAGAGCCGGTATTTTAGGtttaaaaacattaatTGAAGATATCTCTCTTCCTATTTCAGTACTCAAAATGTTCcaatttgaattagttGATGCATTCTTGTTTGTTTTGAAGGATCTTCCTTCTGAGGCTCCTactaatatcaaaaatttatcaGAAAAGCTACTATTACTTACTTTAAGGACCACCTGCAAGGATAtgaaagaagaagatttatCTGATAAAACTATTCAAATTACATTTACAGATATCGTTTGTGAATTAAGTAATTCAAACTCAAATGTCAGACTTGCCTGCCAACAGTGCTTACTGATTATTTCTGAGGAAACGAACattccaataataaaattaatggaCCATtcgaaaaattttttactatCACCTATTTTCGCTAAGCCTTTACGTGCATTACCATTTGCGATGCAAATTGGGAACATGGACGCAATCTATTTCTGCTTGACCTTACCAAAtacatttttgaaattcgatgatgaattatttagaCTTTTACAGGAAGCTATCGTATTAGCTGACGCAGAAGATGAATCCTTATCAACGATTCAAAAGGCTACTGAATACAGAACGTCTGAACAATTGATTGAATTACGTGTTACTTGCATCAAATTATTAGCGCTGGCTCTAAagaatgaagaatttgCGACTTCTCAACAAGGCAATATGAGAATACGTATCCTAGCagtattttttaaatctatGCTTAAGACCTCTCCAGAAATTATTCAGACGACTTATCAGGCTTTAAAGGACGTTTTAGCCGAAAACTCTAGGTTACCAAAGGAATTACTTCAAAATGGACTAAAACCTATGCTGATGAATCTCTCTGATCATCAAAAATTAACTGTACCAGGCTTAGATTCCCTCTCAAAacttttagaattattaattgctTATTTTAAGGTTGAAATTGGCCGTAAACTTTTAGATCATCTTACTGCTTGGTGCCGAATTGAAGTCTTGGATACCCTTTTTGGACAAGACATTGAAGATCAGACTccaacaaaaattattgttagtataattaatattttccacTTGTTACCTGCCCAAGCTGATATGTTcttaaatgatttattgTTGAAGGTAATGCTACTAGAAAGAAAATTGCGTTTACAACTAGATTCTCCATTTAGAACTCCCTTAGCTAAGTTTTTGAACAGGTTTAATACTGCTGTTATTACATACTGCAAAAAGAGTATGGCATTAAGACAGTTGGTTATTTTTATgtgtaatattattcaaaaaccAGAAGCTAAACAATTAGCAGATGactttaataatgaattggATAATTTTTACGATTACTACATGTTGAACATTCCTACAAATCAAGTCCGTGTTGTAAGCTTTTTTGCAAACATGGTTGATTTAGTAAATACGCAATTTAAGATCAGAGGAGACGACTGgttaaaaacaaaaaaagacCTTGTTTTTAAGTTAAAAGACATGATGAAATTAACTTTAACAACTATCAAGGAAAATACTTTTTGCattgataatttacaattaagCCATGCTATTGAGAAATATGAACAACTCTATATCAGTTTCATGAATCTACATCTTGATGATCGGTATTTATTATTCGACTTCATAAATTTTGCTTATTCTAATGACACATTGATATCTCCTGATTTCCACTCTTTTATCTACGATAATATTATAGCTGCGGAATATATTACATCtcaaaatgaatatttaactaATGCCGTCAACTACGTTCTTTCACATCCATGTGATAAATCTACAGTATTTGTTTTACAcaacattattaataatactttaCTCTACGTAGGTACTAAGAATAACTCACTAGACGTGTATTTTGTTAACAATTCAAAACCTGAGTGGCTATTAGTAATTTCAAAAAGTATTTGGAAGAATTCTATTGAAAGCATTTTCCATGAAAACTCAACTGATAATGATGTTTTAAGATTTGAACTTCTTCAATTAACATCTATTTTAACCAAGTGGAATTCTGAACTCCTAAAAGATACTAAAAAGGATATTGTAAAATTTACGTGGCAGTTCATCAAATCCGACGATGTTTTAATCAAACAGTCTGCCTACTTGGCAACATCCTTATTAATCACAAAATATGAATTCCCTATTGAAGTTATCACCCAGGTATTTGTGGCAATTCTTAGATGTACTCAAGCTGAAGCACGCCACTTGGTGAAACAATCATTAGATACTTTGGCACCTGTTATCAACAATAGAATGGAAAAGGTCGgcaattctaaaaaatgGATTAAGTGGATCAAGAGAGTAatgtttgaaaataattctttacaaaataaCACCCTAtatcaattcattattaaccATAAGGATTTATTTTATGACTCCCGCGACTTAtttattccaaatattattcacCATATGAATAAACTGACACTAATGAGTAACCCGACCACCGACCACCATTTACTTGCTGTTGATCTTGCCTCTTTGATTTTATATTGGGAAGAAAAATACCAGGAGACAGAGTATCCAAATGctaaagatgaagatggaGACATTGTAATGGCAGAAACTACTGACGGCGAAGCCACCACATCTATAGCAAAAGAGAAGGGCTTGATACCCCACCCAATTGTACCGATGTATCTCCGTGAAACTTGTATAACATTTTTAATCAGATTTGTTTGTGCTAGTAATCACAGAGCATCGGCCACTGAACTGGGCTTACGgtcattaaatattctatCTACTCTGGTTTCGGATAAATATTGGTCTAATGTCCATGTGAAgctaatttattttgagaaatttttgaatcatCAAGATTTTGGCTCAGAAGCGattgtattttattgtCTAAATGCTCTAGATGTAttatttgtcttttttagaaatagaACATCTGATTGgattttggaaaatttaaCAGCTATCCAAAACTTACTAGACAAGTGCTTCAGAACTGATCACCAAGACATTCAAGGAGCTTTGCAAAAGGTATTACTGATTATCTTAAATGCAATCAAGGTTAAGGGTATTTCGATTGAATCCGAAGAAGAAACACCATCCAAAACttttattcaatatctATCGTCTGTCATATCACAAGATCTCCAGGGAAATAACTCAATAGCTGCTGGTGTTAAACTATTATGGTCATTATTCATGGTATTTCCGAATAATCTCGATTCTTTACTAGGCGCTGCAATGAGAACTTTTAGCAAACTATGTAAAGATCATTTAAGCATGGCTCAACCCAAAGATGCTATAACACTCGAAGAAGCACGAATTACAACCAAAATGCTCGAAAAAATGCTTTTACTTCTATCTGCAAAAATATCTGCTTTGGGAGATTCAAGACGCCCATTTTTATCCACAGTTGCTCTTCTAATTGATCGTTCGATGGACCAAAACTTTTTGCGTAAGATTGTCTGTATATCCAGAAAATGGGTGTTCAATAACGAAATATTTCCTACAGTTAAGGAAAAGGCTGCaatattaacaaaaatGTTGGCATTTGAGGTAAGAGGAGAACCTTCTCTATCATTCATGTTCTATGAGATCATCTTGGACTTATTTGGTCAAAATAACTTTGTAAATAGTGAGATAACTGTTAGAATGGAACAACCATTTTTAATGGGTACTAGAGTTCAAGACACTtcattaagaaaaaaatttatgaCAATTTTAGATAATAGTCTTGAAAGGGATATCAAGGAAAGGTTATACTATATCTTTAGGGATCAAAATTGGGAATATATTACTGACTACCCATGGCTAAATCAAGCTTTGCAACTATTATATGGTGCATTTGACAAAAATCaatcattatcaatagTTAAcacatttaaattatcatctCCAACATTGCTTTCAGAGTTTTTAAATGCTGATATAATAGATACGCAGGCTGAAGAAACTCCTTTATCAGCCTTTGTGAAGGCACATATATCCTCAGTGAACATTGACTATAAAGTAACCGTGACGGATATTACACAACCGCTTATctcaatattttacaacAACCCTGAATGTATTAGGAAAGCTTGGGTAAATACATTTCCTCAAGTATATACCTGCATTCCCAAAAATGAGAAATACGGGTTTACGAgatcaataatttctttattatccaAAAACTTTCATGCAAAACAAACCTCCTCTAGAACTAACGtcatttcaattttacTGGATTCAATTAGCTACATAGAAGATTTAGAACTGCCTCCGCACTTGATAAAATACTTAGCAATATCATACAACGCATGGTAtcaatcaataaatttattagaatcttCTCAGCTTAATACATCCattgataattcaaaaattatggAAGCTAATGAAGATGCATTATTGGAATTATATGTGAATTTACAAGAGGAAGATATGTTTTATGGTTTATGGAGAAGAAAAGCGAAATATACCGAAACAAATGTTGCATTATCTTTCGAACAGATCGGGTTATATGACAAGGCATTACAGTTATATGAAGTAGCTCAAGTTAAAGCTAGAAGTGGCTCGCTTCCGTATTCTGATTCAGAATATGCTTTATGGGAAGACAACTGGATATTATGTGCGGAGAAATTACAGCATTGGGATATTCTAACCGAACTTGCAAAACATGAAGGATTTACAGACTTATTATTAGAGTGTGGCTGGAGAGTTGCAGATTGGAATGCCGATCGTGAAGCTCTAGAACAATCAGTTAAGAGTGTTATGGATGTGCCTACCCCTCGTAGACAAATGTTTGAAACATTTTTAGCTCTTCAGAATTTTGCGGTGACTCGAAAGGGGGACCAAGAGGTGAGAAAACTTTGTGATGAAGGTATTCAACTGAGCTTACACAAATGGTGTTCATTGCCACAGAGGTTTACACCTGCACATAAGTGGCTATTACACGGGTTTCAACAATATATCGAATTTCTAGAAGCAACACAGATGTATAACAACCTTCATACTACTACAATTCAAAATCTTGATGGCAAAGCACAAGAGGTTAAACGTGTTCTTCAATCTTGGCGTGATCGTCTCCCAAATATATGGGATGATGTTAATATGTGGAATGATCTTGTCACATGGAGGCAACATACCTTTCAAGTTATTAACAATTCATATCTTCCATTGGTTCCAGCTTTACAACAAGGAAACAGCAGTAACAATATCAATACACATGCTTACCGAGGTTATCATGAAATCGCTTGGGTTATCAATAGATTTGCACATGTAGCAAGAAGACATAATATGCCAGAGGTCTGTATAAGTCAACTAGCAAGAATTTACACTTTAcctaatattgaaattcaaGAAGCTTTCTTAAAACTACGTGAGCAAGCCAAATGCCACTATCAGAATATGAATGAATTAACAACAGGTTTGGACGTTATTAGTAACACCAATCTTGTATACTTTGGAACAGTCCAGAAAGCTGAATTTTTCACTCTGAAAGGGATGTTTTTATCTAAACTAAGAGCCTATGACGAAGCTAACCAAGCCTTTGCAACTGCGGTacaaattgatttaaacCTTGCTAAGGCATGGGCCCAATGGGGTTTCTTTAATGATCGTCGACTATCCGATGaaccaaataatattagctTCGCAAGTAACACCATTAGCTGTTACCTACAGGCTGCAGGtctatataaaaattctaaaacaAGAAGACTGCTGTGCAGAATTTTATGGTTGATTAGCATGGATGATGGTACGAATGCAATTGCTAACGCTTTTGATTCTTTTAGAGGAGAAGTGCCAGTATGGTATTGGATCACTTACATACCTCAATTGCTAACATCACTATCTCATAAGGAAGCCAATATGGTTAGGCAGATATTGATTAGAATAGCAAAGACTTATCCTCAAGCCTTGCACTTCCAACTACGAACCACCAAGGAGGATTTTGCCGTGATTCAAAGACAAACCATGGCTGTTATTGGTGAAAACAATGAAAATTCGgaacaaaataattctaagGCTAACTCTACTCGCCAACCTTGGGAACATttacaagaattaaataatatattaaagacTGCATATCCACTTCTTGCACTTTCTTTGGAATCACTAGTAGCACAGATCAATGATAAATTCAAGACCAGCACCgatgaagatttatttaGATTAATCAATGTTCTGCTAATTGATGCTacatataattataatcatCTACCTCTACCTAGAGGTAACCCAGATCTACCATCAAATACAGTGTCTAATCTAATTAGGTTTTCTGAAACTCTGCTATCCCCCCATATTAGACCTAAATTCAATGTTGATTTTATTGAGGGTAAACCAAATTTCGAAACATATATTAAACGTTTAAGATACTGGCGTAGACGTCTAGAGAATAAGCTTGACAGACTACCTAAGattgaatttttagaaaaattatgcCCTCATTTGAGTAATTTCCATCACCAGAAATTTGAAGAGATTGAAATTCCAGgtcaatatttattaaacaaaGACAGCAATGCACATTTCATCAGAATTGCACGTTTCTTACCAAAAGTAACCTTCGTTAGAGGCACACACTCTTCTTATAGAAGACTGTTAATGCGTGGCCATGATGGTAGCATGCATGCATTTGCTGTTCAATATCCTGCTGTACGCCATTCTAGAAGAGAAGAGAGAATGTTCCAATTATACAGATTACTGAATGAATCGTTATCTAAATATGTGGAAActagaagaagaaacatTAACTTCACCTTACCAATTGCTGTTCCACTATCACCTCAGGTTCGTGTTATGAATGATAGTGCTTCCTTCACTTCATT
This genomic stretch from Henningerozyma blattae CBS 6284 chromosome 1, complete genome harbors:
- the TRA1 gene encoding histone acetyltransferase TRA1 (similar to Saccharomyces cerevisiae TRA1 (YHR099W); ancestral locus Anc_5.402), with the protein product MALGEEIDQFVSRFKNAESNLETKCNILSESYDIMELLESSDDYDNFLKTFIPLLLEELKVNNISFDVTSYEHKLRNSILVLLEKCIMNQVFEPYVQPILEVLLDILPRENEANGVFCIKILTALYRSYKSSLQDKVESLIQIIIQIYKNIPELMRQIFEMNIESLNSTLPNVDLKDGTNPLTSSQDDSEINALLMGNQIDENLLDDYSNNEKIESALKQENEKQTSTQQLTDETNSSKILRSSLLSFKTLSECPITMVTLYSSYKQLSGTSLPQFAPLVINLLNMQVEQQKDARLLAETQGKKFISVSPDIKNREAYCEFIVAQIKAISFLAYVFIRGYASDFLQNYVNYVPDLIIRLLQDCPPELSSARKELLHATRHILSTKYKKLFLPKLEFLFDQDVLIGKGFTTYETLRPLAYSTVADFIHNVRTELLLDDIEKTIKLYSSYLLDPTLALTVQIMSAKLLLNLVERILKLGKEKQQEAPRAKKLLMTIIDAYTNRCKMLNRQFDSIMSDHEAYEKKKAEKTLKFQKTLVHDEEESNKFIEDILEIKNPNNSKTQEVKKAGFAISDDDKEKSQGIPLNSASSPDNQSNPDENSSVAGSLTSKIKSTSEGSEKTDSNETPNESKHNIAIFELKNFYPILITPVPTGDPIKDAFYLYRTLMSFLKTIIHDLKVFNPPPDDYTLNHPKLWASISRVFSYEEVLVFKKLFHECILGLRFFASHDNKSTELNKKHFDITMPSLPVSATKDGRELMDYLAFMFMQMDSSTFNEIIESEIDFMYESMLNDSALLYIAQSFLTSEITSPNFASILLRFLVSKLKQLGNVNLNQSNILIRLFKLSFMSVNLFPTVNELVLLPHLNDLILNSLKYSTTADEPLVYFYLIRTLFRSIGGGRFENLYRSIKPILHVLLESLNRMMLTARLPHERELYVELCITVPVRLSVLAPYLPYLMKPLGFALQGYPDLISQGLRTLELCIDNLTAEYFDPIIEPVVEGVMKSLFALLKPQPFNHTISHTTARILGKLGGRNRKFLKYSSDLNVKNELDVELNSLIKVNGLIDPLTLSITPGIDSALNLLEDFKTDVSLKKDAFKYINSILRLMVKTSINFPENYSAILASALKEISKEKIETEDNFEMEKDIVKRDFSNQEKLFTRLLEAIFHSTSVPELQSEATEFIEKLLNHFCLLQVNNTLIHRRNNGGNFNIDLKQPEVMINPTILIEAISYSLSSYHSSVRETGIMAIKKIFKLSELIYTDELIYKYSFINDLLRSFIHSCFEEEFYYKRAGILGLKTLIEDISLPISVLKMFQFELVDAFLFVLKDLPSEAPTNIKNLSEKLLLLTLRTTCKDMKEEDLSDKTIQITFTDIVCELSNSNSNVRLACQQCLLIISEETNIPIIKLMDHSKNFLLSPIFAKPLRALPFAMQIGNMDAIYFCLTLPNTFLKFDDELFRLLQEAIVLADAEDESLSTIQKATEYRTSEQLIELRVTCIKLLALALKNEEFATSQQGNMRIRILAVFFKSMLKTSPEIIQTTYQALKDVLAENSRLPKELLQNGLKPMLMNLSDHQKLTVPGLDSLSKLLELLIAYFKVEIGRKLLDHLTAWCRIEVLDTLFGQDIEDQTPTKIIVSIINIFHLLPAQADMFLNDLLLKVMLLERKLRLQLDSPFRTPLAKFLNRFNTAVITYCKKSMALRQLVIFMCNIIQKPEAKQLADDFNNELDNFYDYYMLNIPTNQVRVVSFFANMVDLVNTQFKIRGDDWLKTKKDLVFKLKDMMKLTLTTIKENTFCIDNLQLSHAIEKYEQLYISFMNLHLDDRYLLFDFINFAYSNDTLISPDFHSFIYDNIIAAEYITSQNEYLTNAVNYVLSHPCDKSTVFVLHNIINNTLLYVGTKNNSLDVYFVNNSKPEWLLVISKSIWKNSIESIFHENSTDNDVLRFELLQLTSILTKWNSELLKDTKKDIVKFTWQFIKSDDVLIKQSAYLATSLLITKYEFPIEVITQVFVAILRCTQAEARHLVKQSLDTLAPVINNRMEKVGNSKKWIKWIKRVMFENNSLQNNTLYQFIINHKDLFYDSRDLFIPNIIHHMNKLTLMSNPTTDHHLLAVDLASLILYWEEKYQETEYPNAKDEDGDIVMAETTDGEATTSIAKEKGLIPHPIVPMYLRETCITFLIRFVCASNHRASATELGLRSLNILSTLVSDKYWSNVHVKLIYFEKFLNHQDFGSEAIVFYCLNALDVLFVFFRNRTSDWILENLTAIQNLLDKCFRTDHQDIQGALQKVLLIILNAIKVKGISIESEEETPSKTFIQYLSSVISQDLQGNNSIAAGVKLLWSLFMVFPNNLDSLLGAAMRTFSKLCKDHLSMAQPKDAITLEEARITTKMLEKMLLLLSAKISALGDSRRPFLSTVALLIDRSMDQNFLRKIVCISRKWVFNNEIFPTVKEKAAILTKMLAFEVRGEPSLSFMFYEIILDLFGQNNFVNSEITVRMEQPFLMGTRVQDTSLRKKFMTILDNSLERDIKERLYYIFRDQNWEYITDYPWLNQALQLLYGAFDKNQSLSIVNTFKLSSPTLLSEFLNADIIDTQAEETPLSAFVKAHISSVNIDYKVTVTDITQPLISIFYNNPECIRKAWVNTFPQVYTCIPKNEKYGFTRSIISLLSKNFHAKQTSSRTNVISILLDSISYIEDLELPPHLIKYLAISYNAWYQSINLLESSQLNTSIDNSKIMEANEDALLELYVNLQEEDMFYGLWRRKAKYTETNVALSFEQIGLYDKALQLYEVAQVKARSGSLPYSDSEYALWEDNWILCAEKLQHWDILTELAKHEGFTDLLLECGWRVADWNADREALEQSVKSVMDVPTPRRQMFETFLALQNFAVTRKGDQEVRKLCDEGIQLSLHKWCSLPQRFTPAHKWLLHGFQQYIEFLEATQMYNNLHTTTIQNLDGKAQEVKRVLQSWRDRLPNIWDDVNMWNDLVTWRQHTFQVINNSYLPLVPALQQGNSSNNINTHAYRGYHEIAWVINRFAHVARRHNMPEVCISQLARIYTLPNIEIQEAFLKLREQAKCHYQNMNELTTGLDVISNTNLVYFGTVQKAEFFTLKGMFLSKLRAYDEANQAFATAVQIDLNLAKAWAQWGFFNDRRLSDEPNNISFASNTISCYLQAAGLYKNSKTRRLLCRILWLISMDDGTNAIANAFDSFRGEVPVWYWITYIPQLLTSLSHKEANMVRQILIRIAKTYPQALHFQLRTTKEDFAVIQRQTMAVIGENNENSEQNNSKANSTRQPWEHLQELNNILKTAYPLLALSLESLVAQINDKFKTSTDEDLFRLINVLLIDATYNYNHLPLPRGNPDLPSNTVSNLIRFSETLLSPHIRPKFNVDFIEGKPNFETYIKRLRYWRRRLENKLDRLPKIEFLEKLCPHLSNFHHQKFEEIEIPGQYLLNKDSNAHFIRIARFLPKVTFVRGTHSSYRRLLMRGHDGSMHAFAVQYPAVRHSRREERMFQLYRLLNESLSKYVETRRRNINFTLPIAVPLSPQVRVMNDSASFTSLHQIYDDFCSKQGIDPCNIQDFVHEQLNVAFDKALPHPDLTVVKVEIFSSIQSIFVPSGVLKDYFSSFYTHFEDFWLFRKQFASHYGTFIFMTYMMMINNRTPHKIHIDVNSGDVFTLEMLPSRYPYERVKPLIKNQELKLAPDAPIFHNNEPVPFRLTPNIQKLIGDSALEGILSVDIFAISQALVEPDNELNTYLTLFIRDEIISWFSNLHRPIIENPQLREMVQINVDLIIRKVMQLGHLSSTPAVTTQFILDCISSAVNPRNLAKTDVTYIPWF